A stretch of Cheilinus undulatus linkage group 20, ASM1832078v1, whole genome shotgun sequence DNA encodes these proteins:
- the mapta gene encoding microtubule-associated protein tau isoform X11 — protein MDYMSNASNSYSSGDTMSSTLANMTINDQHHQENGVQLGHMKETEAALTENGVKSVSELSQAERSQGDDTVQPVDTSAETAKVEAELSGVESATCEDEGQLAGGAAPTAQAKMDNGSADKSGAKQTPGAKTAAKTGATPASAKKPPTPKNEKDGKSGQSSPGTPKSPSSQALSAKAAAEANKVKKVAVVRSTPKSPGSLKSRTAPLSAAAAPMPDLKTVRSKIGSTDNIKHQPGGGKVQILDKKLDLTNVQSRCGSKDNIKHTPGGGKVQILDKKLDLSNVQSRCGSKDNIKHVPGGGNVQIVHKKIDLSNVQSKCGSKDNIRHKPGGGNIEIKNEKLEFKVQSKIGSLDNIGHVPGGGQKRIESHKLTFRETAKARTDHGAEIVSLEDSPHQLSTVSSSGSINMADSPQLSTLADQVSASLAKQGL, from the exons AGACTGAAGCAGCTCTCACTGAGAACGGAGTGAAATCTGTGTCTGAGCTCTCTCAGGCAGAGAGGAGCCAAGGTGACGACACGGTGCAACCCG TGGACACGTCTGCAGAGACAGCAAAGGTTGAGGCTGAGCTCTCAGGAGTAGAGAGCGCCACATGTGAAGATGAGGGGCAGCTTG caggaggagcagcTCCAACAG CTCAAGCAAAGATGGATAATGGCTCTGCAGATAAG AGTGGAGCAAAACAAACTCCTGGAGCCAAAActgcagcaaaaactggagctACACCAG CTAGTGCCAAGAAACCTCCCactccaaaaaatgaaaaag ATGGCAAGAGTGGACAGAGCAGCCCTGGTACTCCCAAGTCTCCTTCCAGCCAAGCACTTTCTGCAAAGGCAGCGGCAGAGGCCAACAAAGTAAAGAAGGTGGCAGTGGTGCGTTCCACACCCAAATCCCCGGGCTCCCTGAAGAGCCGCACCGCTCCTCTGTCTGCGGCAGCAGCACCCATGCCAGACCTGAAGACCGTCAGGTCCAAAATTGGCTCCACAGACAACATCAAACACCAGCCTGGAGGGGGAAAG GTCCAAATCCTGGACAAGAAGCTGGATTTGACTAATGTCCAATCTCGCTGTGGCTCTAAAGACAACATTAAACACACGCCTGGAGGAGGAAAG GTTCAAATTCTTGATAAGAAGTTGGACTTAAGCAATGTGCAGTCCCGCTGTGGCTCCAAagataatataaaacatgtacCCGGTGGTGGCAAT GTTCAAATTGTGCACAAAAAGATCGACCTGAGCAACGTTCAGTCAAAGTGTGGATCTAAAGATAATATTCGTCATAAACCAG GTGGTGGAAATATTGAGATCAAAAATGAGAAGCTGGAGTTTAAAGTCCAGTCTAAGATCGGCTCGCTGGACAACATCGGCCACGTTCCAGGAGGAGGACAGAAAAGG ATTGAGAGCCATAAACTGACCTTCCGCGAGACAGCCAAGGCCCGCACTGACCACGGCGCTGAGATCGTCTCTTTGGAAGACTCCCCCCACCAGCTCAGCACCGTGTCCTCCTCCGGCAGCATCAACATGGCCGACTCCCCGCAGCTCTCCACGCTGGCCGACCAGGTGTCCGCCTCCCTGGCCAAACAAGGCTTGTGA
- the mapta gene encoding microtubule-associated protein tau isoform X12: MDYMSNASNSYSSGDTMSSTLANMTINDQHHQENGVQLGHMKETEAALTENGVKSVSELSQAERSQGDDTVQPVDTSAETAKVEAELSGVESATCEDEGQLASFLEKSGAAGGAAPTAQAKMDNGSADKSGAKQTPGAKTAAKTGATPDGKSGQSSPGTPKSPSSQALSAKAAAEANKVKKVAVVRSTPKSPGSLKSRTAPLSAAAAPMPDLKTVRSKIGSTDNIKHQPGGGKVQILDKKLDLTNVQSRCGSKDNIKHTPGGGKVQILDKKLDLSNVQSRCGSKDNIKHVPGGGNVQIVHKKIDLSNVQSKCGSKDNIRHKPGGGNIEIKNEKLEFKVQSKIGSLDNIGHVPGGGQKRIESHKLTFRETAKARTDHGAEIVSLEDSPHQLSTVSSSGSINMADSPQLSTLADQVSASLAKQGL; encoded by the exons AGACTGAAGCAGCTCTCACTGAGAACGGAGTGAAATCTGTGTCTGAGCTCTCTCAGGCAGAGAGGAGCCAAGGTGACGACACGGTGCAACCCG TGGACACGTCTGCAGAGACAGCAAAGGTTGAGGCTGAGCTCTCAGGAGTAGAGAGCGCCACATGTGAAGATGAGGGGCAGCTTG CATCATTCTTGGAAAAGAGTGGGG cagcaggaggagcagcTCCAACAG CTCAAGCAAAGATGGATAATGGCTCTGCAGATAAG AGTGGAGCAAAACAAACTCCTGGAGCCAAAActgcagcaaaaactggagctACACCAG ATGGCAAGAGTGGACAGAGCAGCCCTGGTACTCCCAAGTCTCCTTCCAGCCAAGCACTTTCTGCAAAGGCAGCGGCAGAGGCCAACAAAGTAAAGAAGGTGGCAGTGGTGCGTTCCACACCCAAATCCCCGGGCTCCCTGAAGAGCCGCACCGCTCCTCTGTCTGCGGCAGCAGCACCCATGCCAGACCTGAAGACCGTCAGGTCCAAAATTGGCTCCACAGACAACATCAAACACCAGCCTGGAGGGGGAAAG GTCCAAATCCTGGACAAGAAGCTGGATTTGACTAATGTCCAATCTCGCTGTGGCTCTAAAGACAACATTAAACACACGCCTGGAGGAGGAAAG GTTCAAATTCTTGATAAGAAGTTGGACTTAAGCAATGTGCAGTCCCGCTGTGGCTCCAAagataatataaaacatgtacCCGGTGGTGGCAAT GTTCAAATTGTGCACAAAAAGATCGACCTGAGCAACGTTCAGTCAAAGTGTGGATCTAAAGATAATATTCGTCATAAACCAG GTGGTGGAAATATTGAGATCAAAAATGAGAAGCTGGAGTTTAAAGTCCAGTCTAAGATCGGCTCGCTGGACAACATCGGCCACGTTCCAGGAGGAGGACAGAAAAGG ATTGAGAGCCATAAACTGACCTTCCGCGAGACAGCCAAGGCCCGCACTGACCACGGCGCTGAGATCGTCTCTTTGGAAGACTCCCCCCACCAGCTCAGCACCGTGTCCTCCTCCGGCAGCATCAACATGGCCGACTCCCCGCAGCTCTCCACGCTGGCCGACCAGGTGTCCGCCTCCCTGGCCAAACAAGGCTTGTGA
- the mapta gene encoding microtubule-associated protein tau isoform X15: protein MDYMSNASNSYSSGDTMSSTLANMTINDQHHQENGVQLGHMKETEAALTENGVKSVSELSQAERSQGDDTVQPVDTSAETAKVEAELSGVESATCEDEGQLAAGGAAPTAQAKMDNGSADKSGAKQTPGAKTAAKTGATPDGKSGQSSPGTPKSPSSQALSAKAAAEANKVKKVAVVRSTPKSPGSLKSRTAPLSAAAAPMPDLKTVRSKIGSTDNIKHQPGGGKVQILDKKLDLTNVQSRCGSKDNIKHTPGGGKVQILDKKLDLSNVQSRCGSKDNIKHVPGGGNVQIVHKKIDLSNVQSKCGSKDNIRHKPGGGNIEIKNEKLEFKVQSKIGSLDNIGHVPGGGQKRIESHKLTFRETAKARTDHGAEIVSLEDSPHQLSTVSSSGSINMADSPQLSTLADQVSASLAKQGL, encoded by the exons AGACTGAAGCAGCTCTCACTGAGAACGGAGTGAAATCTGTGTCTGAGCTCTCTCAGGCAGAGAGGAGCCAAGGTGACGACACGGTGCAACCCG TGGACACGTCTGCAGAGACAGCAAAGGTTGAGGCTGAGCTCTCAGGAGTAGAGAGCGCCACATGTGAAGATGAGGGGCAGCTTG cagcaggaggagcagcTCCAACAG CTCAAGCAAAGATGGATAATGGCTCTGCAGATAAG AGTGGAGCAAAACAAACTCCTGGAGCCAAAActgcagcaaaaactggagctACACCAG ATGGCAAGAGTGGACAGAGCAGCCCTGGTACTCCCAAGTCTCCTTCCAGCCAAGCACTTTCTGCAAAGGCAGCGGCAGAGGCCAACAAAGTAAAGAAGGTGGCAGTGGTGCGTTCCACACCCAAATCCCCGGGCTCCCTGAAGAGCCGCACCGCTCCTCTGTCTGCGGCAGCAGCACCCATGCCAGACCTGAAGACCGTCAGGTCCAAAATTGGCTCCACAGACAACATCAAACACCAGCCTGGAGGGGGAAAG GTCCAAATCCTGGACAAGAAGCTGGATTTGACTAATGTCCAATCTCGCTGTGGCTCTAAAGACAACATTAAACACACGCCTGGAGGAGGAAAG GTTCAAATTCTTGATAAGAAGTTGGACTTAAGCAATGTGCAGTCCCGCTGTGGCTCCAAagataatataaaacatgtacCCGGTGGTGGCAAT GTTCAAATTGTGCACAAAAAGATCGACCTGAGCAACGTTCAGTCAAAGTGTGGATCTAAAGATAATATTCGTCATAAACCAG GTGGTGGAAATATTGAGATCAAAAATGAGAAGCTGGAGTTTAAAGTCCAGTCTAAGATCGGCTCGCTGGACAACATCGGCCACGTTCCAGGAGGAGGACAGAAAAGG ATTGAGAGCCATAAACTGACCTTCCGCGAGACAGCCAAGGCCCGCACTGACCACGGCGCTGAGATCGTCTCTTTGGAAGACTCCCCCCACCAGCTCAGCACCGTGTCCTCCTCCGGCAGCATCAACATGGCCGACTCCCCGCAGCTCTCCACGCTGGCCGACCAGGTGTCCGCCTCCCTGGCCAAACAAGGCTTGTGA
- the mapta gene encoding microtubule-associated protein tau isoform X16, with protein sequence MDYMSNASNSYSSGDTMSSTLANMTINDQHHQENGVQLGHMKETEAALTENGVKSVSELSQAERSQGDDTVQPVDTSAETAKVEAELSGVESATCEDEGQLAGGAAPTAQAKMDNGSADKSGAKQTPGAKTAAKTGATPDGKSGQSSPGTPKSPSSQALSAKAAAEANKVKKVAVVRSTPKSPGSLKSRTAPLSAAAAPMPDLKTVRSKIGSTDNIKHQPGGGKVQILDKKLDLTNVQSRCGSKDNIKHTPGGGKVQILDKKLDLSNVQSRCGSKDNIKHVPGGGNVQIVHKKIDLSNVQSKCGSKDNIRHKPGGGNIEIKNEKLEFKVQSKIGSLDNIGHVPGGGQKRIESHKLTFRETAKARTDHGAEIVSLEDSPHQLSTVSSSGSINMADSPQLSTLADQVSASLAKQGL encoded by the exons AGACTGAAGCAGCTCTCACTGAGAACGGAGTGAAATCTGTGTCTGAGCTCTCTCAGGCAGAGAGGAGCCAAGGTGACGACACGGTGCAACCCG TGGACACGTCTGCAGAGACAGCAAAGGTTGAGGCTGAGCTCTCAGGAGTAGAGAGCGCCACATGTGAAGATGAGGGGCAGCTTG caggaggagcagcTCCAACAG CTCAAGCAAAGATGGATAATGGCTCTGCAGATAAG AGTGGAGCAAAACAAACTCCTGGAGCCAAAActgcagcaaaaactggagctACACCAG ATGGCAAGAGTGGACAGAGCAGCCCTGGTACTCCCAAGTCTCCTTCCAGCCAAGCACTTTCTGCAAAGGCAGCGGCAGAGGCCAACAAAGTAAAGAAGGTGGCAGTGGTGCGTTCCACACCCAAATCCCCGGGCTCCCTGAAGAGCCGCACCGCTCCTCTGTCTGCGGCAGCAGCACCCATGCCAGACCTGAAGACCGTCAGGTCCAAAATTGGCTCCACAGACAACATCAAACACCAGCCTGGAGGGGGAAAG GTCCAAATCCTGGACAAGAAGCTGGATTTGACTAATGTCCAATCTCGCTGTGGCTCTAAAGACAACATTAAACACACGCCTGGAGGAGGAAAG GTTCAAATTCTTGATAAGAAGTTGGACTTAAGCAATGTGCAGTCCCGCTGTGGCTCCAAagataatataaaacatgtacCCGGTGGTGGCAAT GTTCAAATTGTGCACAAAAAGATCGACCTGAGCAACGTTCAGTCAAAGTGTGGATCTAAAGATAATATTCGTCATAAACCAG GTGGTGGAAATATTGAGATCAAAAATGAGAAGCTGGAGTTTAAAGTCCAGTCTAAGATCGGCTCGCTGGACAACATCGGCCACGTTCCAGGAGGAGGACAGAAAAGG ATTGAGAGCCATAAACTGACCTTCCGCGAGACAGCCAAGGCCCGCACTGACCACGGCGCTGAGATCGTCTCTTTGGAAGACTCCCCCCACCAGCTCAGCACCGTGTCCTCCTCCGGCAGCATCAACATGGCCGACTCCCCGCAGCTCTCCACGCTGGCCGACCAGGTGTCCGCCTCCCTGGCCAAACAAGGCTTGTGA
- the mapta gene encoding microtubule-associated protein tau isoform X5, translating to MDYMSNASNSYSSGDTMSSTLANMTINDQHHQENGVQLGHMKETEAALTENGVKSVSELSQAERSQGDDTVQPVDTSAETAKVEAELSGVESATCEDEGQLASFLEKSGAAGGAAPTAQAKMDNGSADKTQTATTPSSSLKRPSIVTKGNKTHASSRNGPSSIPIKASSTGPRQAGSGAKQTPGAKTAAKTGATPDGKSGQSSPGTPKSPSSQALSAKAAAEANKVKKVAVVRSTPKSPGSLKSRTAPLSAAAAPMPDLKTVRSKIGSTDNIKHQPGGGKVQILDKKLDLTNVQSRCGSKDNIKHTPGGGKVQILDKKLDLSNVQSRCGSKDNIKHVPGGGNVQIVHKKIDLSNVQSKCGSKDNIRHKPGGGNIEIKNEKLEFKVQSKIGSLDNIGHVPGGGQKRIESHKLTFRETAKARTDHGAEIVSLEDSPHQLSTVSSSGSINMADSPQLSTLADQVSASLAKQGL from the exons AGACTGAAGCAGCTCTCACTGAGAACGGAGTGAAATCTGTGTCTGAGCTCTCTCAGGCAGAGAGGAGCCAAGGTGACGACACGGTGCAACCCG TGGACACGTCTGCAGAGACAGCAAAGGTTGAGGCTGAGCTCTCAGGAGTAGAGAGCGCCACATGTGAAGATGAGGGGCAGCTTG CATCATTCTTGGAAAAGAGTGGGG cagcaggaggagcagcTCCAACAG CTCAAGCAAAGATGGATAATGGCTCTGCAGATAAG ACTCAAACTGCCACCACACCATCCTCTTCCCTTAAAAGACCATCCATAGTCACcaagggcaacaaaacacacgcTTCCTCCCGAAACGGCCCCAGCTCCATCCCCATTAAAGCCAGCAGCACAGGGCCCAGGCAGGCCGGA AGTGGAGCAAAACAAACTCCTGGAGCCAAAActgcagcaaaaactggagctACACCAG ATGGCAAGAGTGGACAGAGCAGCCCTGGTACTCCCAAGTCTCCTTCCAGCCAAGCACTTTCTGCAAAGGCAGCGGCAGAGGCCAACAAAGTAAAGAAGGTGGCAGTGGTGCGTTCCACACCCAAATCCCCGGGCTCCCTGAAGAGCCGCACCGCTCCTCTGTCTGCGGCAGCAGCACCCATGCCAGACCTGAAGACCGTCAGGTCCAAAATTGGCTCCACAGACAACATCAAACACCAGCCTGGAGGGGGAAAG GTCCAAATCCTGGACAAGAAGCTGGATTTGACTAATGTCCAATCTCGCTGTGGCTCTAAAGACAACATTAAACACACGCCTGGAGGAGGAAAG GTTCAAATTCTTGATAAGAAGTTGGACTTAAGCAATGTGCAGTCCCGCTGTGGCTCCAAagataatataaaacatgtacCCGGTGGTGGCAAT GTTCAAATTGTGCACAAAAAGATCGACCTGAGCAACGTTCAGTCAAAGTGTGGATCTAAAGATAATATTCGTCATAAACCAG GTGGTGGAAATATTGAGATCAAAAATGAGAAGCTGGAGTTTAAAGTCCAGTCTAAGATCGGCTCGCTGGACAACATCGGCCACGTTCCAGGAGGAGGACAGAAAAGG ATTGAGAGCCATAAACTGACCTTCCGCGAGACAGCCAAGGCCCGCACTGACCACGGCGCTGAGATCGTCTCTTTGGAAGACTCCCCCCACCAGCTCAGCACCGTGTCCTCCTCCGGCAGCATCAACATGGCCGACTCCCCGCAGCTCTCCACGCTGGCCGACCAGGTGTCCGCCTCCCTGGCCAAACAAGGCTTGTGA
- the mapta gene encoding microtubule-associated protein tau isoform X1, with protein MDYMSNASNSYSSGDTMSSTLANMTINDQHHQENGVQLGHMKETEAALTENGVKSVSELSQAERSQGDDTVQPVDTSAETAKVEAELSGVESATCEDEGQLASFLEKSGAAGGAAPTAQAKMDNGSADKTQTATTPSSSLKRPSIVTKGNKTHASSRNGPSSIPIKASSTGPRQAGSGAKQTPGAKTAAKTGATPASAKKPPTPKNEKDGKSGQSSPGTPKSPSSQALSAKAAAEANKVKKVAVVRSTPKSPGSLKSRTAPLSAAAAPMPDLKTVRSKIGSTDNIKHQPGGGKVQILDKKLDLTNVQSRCGSKDNIKHTPGGGKVQILDKKLDLSNVQSRCGSKDNIKHVPGGGNVQIVHKKIDLSNVQSKCGSKDNIRHKPGGGNIEIKNEKLEFKVQSKIGSLDNIGHVPGGGQKRIESHKLTFRETAKARTDHGAEIVSLEDSPHQLSTVSSSGSINMADSPQLSTLADQVSASLAKQGL; from the exons AGACTGAAGCAGCTCTCACTGAGAACGGAGTGAAATCTGTGTCTGAGCTCTCTCAGGCAGAGAGGAGCCAAGGTGACGACACGGTGCAACCCG TGGACACGTCTGCAGAGACAGCAAAGGTTGAGGCTGAGCTCTCAGGAGTAGAGAGCGCCACATGTGAAGATGAGGGGCAGCTTG CATCATTCTTGGAAAAGAGTGGGG cagcaggaggagcagcTCCAACAG CTCAAGCAAAGATGGATAATGGCTCTGCAGATAAG ACTCAAACTGCCACCACACCATCCTCTTCCCTTAAAAGACCATCCATAGTCACcaagggcaacaaaacacacgcTTCCTCCCGAAACGGCCCCAGCTCCATCCCCATTAAAGCCAGCAGCACAGGGCCCAGGCAGGCCGGA AGTGGAGCAAAACAAACTCCTGGAGCCAAAActgcagcaaaaactggagctACACCAG CTAGTGCCAAGAAACCTCCCactccaaaaaatgaaaaag ATGGCAAGAGTGGACAGAGCAGCCCTGGTACTCCCAAGTCTCCTTCCAGCCAAGCACTTTCTGCAAAGGCAGCGGCAGAGGCCAACAAAGTAAAGAAGGTGGCAGTGGTGCGTTCCACACCCAAATCCCCGGGCTCCCTGAAGAGCCGCACCGCTCCTCTGTCTGCGGCAGCAGCACCCATGCCAGACCTGAAGACCGTCAGGTCCAAAATTGGCTCCACAGACAACATCAAACACCAGCCTGGAGGGGGAAAG GTCCAAATCCTGGACAAGAAGCTGGATTTGACTAATGTCCAATCTCGCTGTGGCTCTAAAGACAACATTAAACACACGCCTGGAGGAGGAAAG GTTCAAATTCTTGATAAGAAGTTGGACTTAAGCAATGTGCAGTCCCGCTGTGGCTCCAAagataatataaaacatgtacCCGGTGGTGGCAAT GTTCAAATTGTGCACAAAAAGATCGACCTGAGCAACGTTCAGTCAAAGTGTGGATCTAAAGATAATATTCGTCATAAACCAG GTGGTGGAAATATTGAGATCAAAAATGAGAAGCTGGAGTTTAAAGTCCAGTCTAAGATCGGCTCGCTGGACAACATCGGCCACGTTCCAGGAGGAGGACAGAAAAGG ATTGAGAGCCATAAACTGACCTTCCGCGAGACAGCCAAGGCCCGCACTGACCACGGCGCTGAGATCGTCTCTTTGGAAGACTCCCCCCACCAGCTCAGCACCGTGTCCTCCTCCGGCAGCATCAACATGGCCGACTCCCCGCAGCTCTCCACGCTGGCCGACCAGGTGTCCGCCTCCCTGGCCAAACAAGGCTTGTGA
- the mapta gene encoding microtubule-associated protein tau isoform X4, translated as MDYMSNASNSYSSGDTMSSTLANMTINDQHHQENGVQLGHMKETEAALTENGVKSVSELSQAERSQGDDTVQPVDTSAETAKVEAELSGVESATCEDEGQLAGGAAPTAQAKMDNGSADKTQTATTPSSSLKRPSIVTKGNKTHASSRNGPSSIPIKASSTGPRQAGSGAKQTPGAKTAAKTGATPASAKKPPTPKNEKDGKSGQSSPGTPKSPSSQALSAKAAAEANKVKKVAVVRSTPKSPGSLKSRTAPLSAAAAPMPDLKTVRSKIGSTDNIKHQPGGGKVQILDKKLDLTNVQSRCGSKDNIKHTPGGGKVQILDKKLDLSNVQSRCGSKDNIKHVPGGGNVQIVHKKIDLSNVQSKCGSKDNIRHKPGGGNIEIKNEKLEFKVQSKIGSLDNIGHVPGGGQKRIESHKLTFRETAKARTDHGAEIVSLEDSPHQLSTVSSSGSINMADSPQLSTLADQVSASLAKQGL; from the exons AGACTGAAGCAGCTCTCACTGAGAACGGAGTGAAATCTGTGTCTGAGCTCTCTCAGGCAGAGAGGAGCCAAGGTGACGACACGGTGCAACCCG TGGACACGTCTGCAGAGACAGCAAAGGTTGAGGCTGAGCTCTCAGGAGTAGAGAGCGCCACATGTGAAGATGAGGGGCAGCTTG caggaggagcagcTCCAACAG CTCAAGCAAAGATGGATAATGGCTCTGCAGATAAG ACTCAAACTGCCACCACACCATCCTCTTCCCTTAAAAGACCATCCATAGTCACcaagggcaacaaaacacacgcTTCCTCCCGAAACGGCCCCAGCTCCATCCCCATTAAAGCCAGCAGCACAGGGCCCAGGCAGGCCGGA AGTGGAGCAAAACAAACTCCTGGAGCCAAAActgcagcaaaaactggagctACACCAG CTAGTGCCAAGAAACCTCCCactccaaaaaatgaaaaag ATGGCAAGAGTGGACAGAGCAGCCCTGGTACTCCCAAGTCTCCTTCCAGCCAAGCACTTTCTGCAAAGGCAGCGGCAGAGGCCAACAAAGTAAAGAAGGTGGCAGTGGTGCGTTCCACACCCAAATCCCCGGGCTCCCTGAAGAGCCGCACCGCTCCTCTGTCTGCGGCAGCAGCACCCATGCCAGACCTGAAGACCGTCAGGTCCAAAATTGGCTCCACAGACAACATCAAACACCAGCCTGGAGGGGGAAAG GTCCAAATCCTGGACAAGAAGCTGGATTTGACTAATGTCCAATCTCGCTGTGGCTCTAAAGACAACATTAAACACACGCCTGGAGGAGGAAAG GTTCAAATTCTTGATAAGAAGTTGGACTTAAGCAATGTGCAGTCCCGCTGTGGCTCCAAagataatataaaacatgtacCCGGTGGTGGCAAT GTTCAAATTGTGCACAAAAAGATCGACCTGAGCAACGTTCAGTCAAAGTGTGGATCTAAAGATAATATTCGTCATAAACCAG GTGGTGGAAATATTGAGATCAAAAATGAGAAGCTGGAGTTTAAAGTCCAGTCTAAGATCGGCTCGCTGGACAACATCGGCCACGTTCCAGGAGGAGGACAGAAAAGG ATTGAGAGCCATAAACTGACCTTCCGCGAGACAGCCAAGGCCCGCACTGACCACGGCGCTGAGATCGTCTCTTTGGAAGACTCCCCCCACCAGCTCAGCACCGTGTCCTCCTCCGGCAGCATCAACATGGCCGACTCCCCGCAGCTCTCCACGCTGGCCGACCAGGTGTCCGCCTCCCTGGCCAAACAAGGCTTGTGA
- the mapta gene encoding microtubule-associated protein tau isoform X6: MDYMSNASNSYSSGDTMSSTLANMTINDQHHQENGVQLGHMKETEAALTENGVKSVSELSQAERSQGDDTVQPVDTSAETAKVEAELSGVESATCEDEGQLASFLEKSGAAGGAAPTAQAKMDNGSADKTQTATTPSSSLKRPSIVTKGNKTHASSRNGPSSIPIKASSTGPRQAGSGAKQTPGAKTAAKTGATPASAKKPPTPKNEKDGKSGQSSPGTPKSPSSQALSAKAAAEANKVKKVAVVRSTPKSPGSLKSRTAPLSAAAAPMPDLKTVRSKIGSTDNIKHQPGGGKVQILDKKLDLTNVQSRCGSKDNIKHTPGGGKVQILDKKLDLSNVQSRCGSKDNIKHVPGGGNVQIVHKKIDLSNVQSKCGSKDNIRHKPGGGNIEIKNEKLEFKVQSKIGSLDNIGHVPGGGQKRREKGKEADGSTSNSPSISSPVVTPPQSPQTVPSASITPILTNPLIKIEDSY; the protein is encoded by the exons AGACTGAAGCAGCTCTCACTGAGAACGGAGTGAAATCTGTGTCTGAGCTCTCTCAGGCAGAGAGGAGCCAAGGTGACGACACGGTGCAACCCG TGGACACGTCTGCAGAGACAGCAAAGGTTGAGGCTGAGCTCTCAGGAGTAGAGAGCGCCACATGTGAAGATGAGGGGCAGCTTG CATCATTCTTGGAAAAGAGTGGGG cagcaggaggagcagcTCCAACAG CTCAAGCAAAGATGGATAATGGCTCTGCAGATAAG ACTCAAACTGCCACCACACCATCCTCTTCCCTTAAAAGACCATCCATAGTCACcaagggcaacaaaacacacgcTTCCTCCCGAAACGGCCCCAGCTCCATCCCCATTAAAGCCAGCAGCACAGGGCCCAGGCAGGCCGGA AGTGGAGCAAAACAAACTCCTGGAGCCAAAActgcagcaaaaactggagctACACCAG CTAGTGCCAAGAAACCTCCCactccaaaaaatgaaaaag ATGGCAAGAGTGGACAGAGCAGCCCTGGTACTCCCAAGTCTCCTTCCAGCCAAGCACTTTCTGCAAAGGCAGCGGCAGAGGCCAACAAAGTAAAGAAGGTGGCAGTGGTGCGTTCCACACCCAAATCCCCGGGCTCCCTGAAGAGCCGCACCGCTCCTCTGTCTGCGGCAGCAGCACCCATGCCAGACCTGAAGACCGTCAGGTCCAAAATTGGCTCCACAGACAACATCAAACACCAGCCTGGAGGGGGAAAG GTCCAAATCCTGGACAAGAAGCTGGATTTGACTAATGTCCAATCTCGCTGTGGCTCTAAAGACAACATTAAACACACGCCTGGAGGAGGAAAG GTTCAAATTCTTGATAAGAAGTTGGACTTAAGCAATGTGCAGTCCCGCTGTGGCTCCAAagataatataaaacatgtacCCGGTGGTGGCAAT GTTCAAATTGTGCACAAAAAGATCGACCTGAGCAACGTTCAGTCAAAGTGTGGATCTAAAGATAATATTCGTCATAAACCAG GTGGTGGAAATATTGAGATCAAAAATGAGAAGCTGGAGTTTAAAGTCCAGTCTAAGATCGGCTCGCTGGACAACATCGGCCACGTTCCAGGAGGAGGACAGAAAAGG AGGGAGAAGGGGAAAGAAGCAGATGGGAGCACCTCAAACAGCCCCTCCATCTCCTCCCCTGTTGTCACCCCCCCTCAGTCTCCTCAGACTGTCCCTTCAGCATCCATCACACCCATCCTGACGAACCCCCTCATAAAGATTGAGGACTCCT ATTGA